A stretch of the Capsicum annuum cultivar UCD-10X-F1 chromosome 8, UCD10Xv1.1, whole genome shotgun sequence genome encodes the following:
- the LOC107879844 gene encoding germin-like protein subfamily 1 member 16 yields the protein MMALKSFALIIAIFAVVTSISHASDPSPLQDFCVAINDTMAHVLVNGKFRKNPEHVAADDFFSSGLNIPGNTSNQLGFAVTGLNVNNFPGLNTLGISFARFDYAPYGLDPPHTNPRGSEILVVVEGMLYVGFVTSTSGPNMRNRLFTKILHPGDVFVFPVGLIHFQLNVGKEAKAVAFTAFSSQNPGYNIVANTLFGSHPPINDDILAKAFQVDEKIVDYIRSQFEWDNN from the exons ATGATGGCTCTCAAGTCCTTTGCATTAATCATTGCCATATTTGCTGTGGTGACTTCAATAAGTCATGCATCTGATCCTAGTCCTTTGCAAGATTTTTGTGTTGCTATTAATGACACCATGGCTCATG TTCTCGTGAATGGGAAATTTCGCAAGAATCCAGAGCATGTCGCTGCTGATGACTTCTTTAGCTCAGGTCTAAACATACCAGGGAATACTTCAAATCAACTTGGATTTGCTGTAACAGGACTCAACGTTAACAACTTCCCAGGACTCAATACTCTGGGCATTTCATTTGCTCGTTTCGATTATGCACCATATGGTCTGGATCCACCTCATACTAACCCTCGAGGAAGTGAGATTCTTGTCGTAGTTGAGGGCATGCTCTACGTTGGATTTGTCACTTCGACTTCTGGTCCAAATATGAGAAATAGACTGTTTACCAAGATTCTACATCCTGGAGATGTGTTTGTTTTCCCAGTGGGACTCATTCATTTTCAGCTCAATGTGGGAAAGGAGGCTAAGGCTGTTGCATTTACTGCATTCAGTAGTCAAAATCCAGGGTACAACATTGTTGCAAATACATTATTTGGTTCACACCCACCAATCAATGATGATATTCTAGCAAAAGCATTCCAAGTCGACGAGAAAATTGTGGATTATATCCGGTCACAATTTGAGTGGGACAACAACTAG